Genomic window (Vigna unguiculata cultivar IT97K-499-35 chromosome 10, ASM411807v1, whole genome shotgun sequence):
TTTAGACAAAACAACATTTCAGTCTTCATGTTCTTTATCAAGACTTGGAATGATTTTTGGAAGCAGTCTGTAAGGTGGCCTTGAACTTGACTCACCATCACTATTTAGGAATTTGAGTTCATTTTCAAGAACAGAGTAAGCTTCTGAAAATGCCTGCacaaatattataacttttgaGAAATACTACCAGAAAAGCCAAATTCATCAAAGCCCTAACTTAAATAAAACCAACGCAATcaacacaaacataaataatCTCCAGAATCTTACATTAGTTCAATATTAGGTGATCGGATCAACTTCATGGATGAAACCATGAATTGCCAATAATATGCAATGATTTTTACGAACTTCATCAAGTTAAAACACTcagaaaaatatcataaatgtaACCACTAGAGTCCAACAAATACAAGCCCCCTTAATTGTGGTTATCATATGCTTATATGGGTCCAAGCTACTTGCCATTTCTATCACACCTTGTGGGTACACTGAAACTTAATCTTTTACTGTCGATTATGCTGTACCCTTGGCTGGCCGCAGACAATTTTTAGGGTGTGTTCGGGCTTACATCAACTAGAGACATGACTTACATTGAGATCATAAAGCTTAAACAATTATCATCTTACAAGCTAATTTTGTATAGTAAATTTACAAAGCTTGCTTGACACAAACCTTAACCAAATTTGTCCATTAAACACAATTTTCAAGAACCATTTAAACATTTTGACTAAGAAAATAACAAACTGACACATTCCACGTGGTTATTCAAAGTACATTTGTCATCCTTGGGCCTTTCAGCCACATCATTGCAGAAAAATTTGTAGACAGCTTTATTGGTTAATAAAGCCACAATGAACTGCTTTATTGCCaaaaaatacatgaaagatTTAGTTCAACAGCTTGTGCATAATATCAGTCATaggtttctttctcttttcgtCCTGACATAGCAAGGCCAGGTATGACAACtgaaatatgaaaaagttaTTCGTAATCAATACCTTAATGCATTGATGAATTCGGAAGCAATTCCTCCCCACATTATTAGTTGGGAAAAGGGGATCATCTATGTGAATTGGATCAATGCTGCAAAGAAGGTATTTTCATTTGGCAATAGGAAAAGGAATGATAATCACACTGTAGATAGAAAGTTTGGTTTCTATACATTACCTACAACCTCTTTCTCTCTTTATATAAAGTCCACTTCCCTGAACTGATATCCGCATTTGGCGAGGATCAAACACATtcctaaaagaaaaatacattgaATTGAATTCTAACAAAAGTACAATTATATAAGTCCTCTCTAGTAgcaactataaatatatatttgtctaGTTCTCTCACCCAAAAAAGTAGAGAAAATCCATCAGAAGGCTTCCATAATTCTGCCAAAAAATGTACGTTTATTTAGTAGCAGTAAAATATCTGAAATAAAAAAGAGCTGAGGAAGTAAGAATGGCAGCCCTCCATAGCCCAGTTTGATTCTTTTATACTAAATACTCattgattaaaagaaaaataaagagtaaaatatgatttttcaatCCATTTAAATTGTGGCATTCTATTCTACACTAGTTTCAGAATAGTTCAGATgatgatagaaaaatattattagtccTCCAAGTCTATCCACAAATACAGACTTGAATAACAAGAATGATTAGAGTTTACTTGGTTGATTGGACGGCCTAGATGATGCTCATGCTGAAGAAATCGTATAATTAGTAAGACCTGCatgcaaaattaaaacaaatacgGTTTTAGCGGATCCAGACTACAATTTTTCAAGAAACTTAATTGCCAAAACAAATCATGTCTAAGATGAAGGCGATTAGATATGTTAAACTGTTTCCTACGCAACATCCACCAcgatttcaaaaagaaaatgaatccAAAGAACAATTCCTATAGAAACCGTGTAAAaaaccttcttttttttcacttttttccaCCACATCATCACTAGACTACTGAGAACAAGATTATATGAAACACTTATCATGTCAGTAGCTGATAGATCTGAGAATGTAATAAAATCAAGAATCTTCATTGGTTATATAAAAAGCTACACCAATTTTTGCTACAACAGTACAAAAGGGACTCGGATAATTcattgagaaatgaaaattgGCCGTAAGGAAGTAAGTAATCATGCATACCAAACAGTAGGAACTTAAGCCACCGGAGTAGGATTGATCAAGGCTCCTATCAGCCAGAAATTGTTTTAGTACCAGAGCAAGAGGTGTAGCAGCAGGAAATTGCTCTGTCAACTCCTTAACCTACAAGAGGCAAAATAAAAGAACCACAAGATACATTTGAACTCAAGTATATTATCAAAGCTGAATATAGAACCACGACTCATTCACTAAAAaagttgattttgttgataGACCAGTGGATATCAACAATTCATACTATTGGACTTATTCAGATCTGGTGCTCTTCATCCAATTTATTGCGTCATATCAAGCTGaattatttggaaaaaaaaaaattctagagAGGAAGTACAGGAGGAAACATAAGATATACAATAAGACCCTGTATAAATATGCTAACAACCTTCTTTGCACTACTCGTTACATTTCACCTcattaaaaaggttaaaataagtGGACCACTTCACTCGTAGGAATCCAATTCTGCATTCTACTTATGTATCAGAGCAATCCTAAACACCTACCCTAAGTATCCTCTTgggattaatatataaatttatgaaaaaataaaatttaataaaaaaccaAGTGTAACAAACTAGTATGTTTGAGTCAATTAACTTCAAAGAAAGTATTCACACTTCCTAATTGAGGtttaggaaataaaataaaataaagcaattattgaccaaataaataaaaaaattcaagattTTGAACTAGAATAGGAAAAAATGCAAATATAACCACTGAAACAAGAttagtttatgtaattaaaagtCATATGGACATTAGGGAATCACCATTTCTGTAGTCTGGAGTCCAGTATGAGAAGGGGTCTTAAAGCTGATGTCCAGACGAACTGATTTCGATTTCAAAGCATCAATTTTCATTTGGGAGCCTTTTGGCGAAGCCAAATCTTCTAACTGGATGGTATCTGAATTATTATCGCTACCATGTTCACCTGGAGTACGATGTGGGTTTTCATTTAATGACTGTATAATAGGAGCCGAGGAGGTAATAACATCCTGAGGTACTTCCACCACAAGCATAATAATAGGAATCTGATAGAAAAAAGATACAGAATATTACCAGGCCAGAAATAAAAAGAGTACACTAACAATTAAaagcttaagaaagaagacGGGTATTACAGCTGTATTTTCCACTGTCTTCAGAGAATCATTTTTCACCCAGTCCTGATTGGCAAGATACCTAGCTGCATGCTGGCACATAAATATAATAGCATCAATTGTCTGTAATACTGAACATCTTTGACTCTCCGTATTACTATTgctaaaatatacatatacactaGAAAGCAGAAATCTCTATATTGTTTCATCATAAAGAAAGATGAAACAATAAAGGTTTAAATCCACTTTTTATCACAATAGTTTAATCAATGTGTAATTTTGGTACTTATAAGATTAAATAGTACATTTGGTCTTCCAGTTTGCAAAAATTAAGCAATTATGGTCCAACATTAATATATCATCTGATTGCTGACAAAATGTTATGTTTTCGGTGATAACAGATGTAAAGCTTATTAAGCATTGCATTAATATTTTACGAGAAAAAGTAACTATCATTATCCCTGACAGGCACGTTAACATTTTTTGCTAAATATTGGATCATCTATAAGAAATGGACCagaattacttaattttttacaaaCTGGAGCACTAAAAGTGCAATTAAATAATGGGATTAAAGTTATAAATTGATGAAACTATGGAAACCAAAAGTCAATGTGAGCCAAGAATAATAAACAACACagtaagaaattattttaaaatgtgatcaAATAAATATCATCCAAACCGAATCAGAAAGATCAATTCACAAGATCTGTGACACACAGTGCATGAAGATTGAGAGGAAAAGCAACACATTCTAATGTCTGAATTCCGGAGCATAAAGGTGCTAACCACCAACTACTATCATAccaatatgtttattttcaatcatctcatgtgatttctattttttccaaataaaataaaccagtttgtaaaatttgaaagagaaaaaaacaagacaaatgAACAGGCAAGAGCagattattttacattaaactgcACTTCATATATTCATGGGAAGTGTCACGACTCAATTTTATACTAATCCTATTAATGTAGATGTGAACACACAACAGACTGAGTAATCAATGCCAGGTAGCAGAATATGCTGAGGGCCAAAATTATGCCATATAAACAAGCCACTCGAGCCTAGCAATAGCAAGCCTCCCTTCACAAATTGAATATGGCAGCTAGCAAATACCCCCATGCCATTCTGGCACGATACTTCCATTTAACAACATTGACATCAAATTGATGTAGAGTCAAAAGTGTAGGCAGCAAAAAGGGCGTCATTTATTGCCAATATACCTGAAGACATGTTTCTTTAATCCCATTACGACCTTCCAGTATTCCAGCTTCTTTAATAGGTTCCTGGATTTTTTTATTGGAAATGTTAAAACAGACAATGATAATCTGTCTGAATAATGAGATGCCAAGTAAACAATTAtgtaaaaaggtataaaattTACCAGGTTTCTCACTGGAGGTAGACAAACGACAAGGTCAACATCACTTGTCGGAAGGGACATACCAGTTGCATTGGAACCAAATACGTTTGTCCGTGATCTAGGCCATAGAACCTGCAGAAATCGGGTCACTCTCTTGACAGCCCAATTAATGTATGGCCTCCTGGCCATGTTTTCTGCAGCAACCTGGATTccattgtaaattttataagcAACGTGATTAGCTTCCTTTGTCTTCTGGTGATGATATCAAGAAATACAAAGTTTCTACAGATTCAATAGCAATTCTATTTGCCAAGATTTTAACAAAGGACTGGACTGCaaataaaaaactgaaaaaaaaagcaAGGATAAAGATACTAAAACAAGCTATGcgaaattcaaaatatggaCAATGCAGGAGGAAAAACCCTATAATGGACAGAATGTTATCCACCAGCTTGCAGAAGAGTGTACTGAGAATTGAGAAAGTACGTTTAACAACATTATCAACATATAAGCCCAGTACCTGTTTACAGAAAGAGTCAATCTCATCATGGAGAATACCATGCATCACAGATAAAGATATACCCTGTGCAGAACAGCTTTGTAACTCAGGAGGTTGCAAGGGAAAGGTGACATCCGGCTGCATAATTGAAAACCTATAGTCAACACTAACATATACACACTAAGTAAGACTTGTGTAAGGATCTTTCTTACATGTTCCTGGTCACGTGCTATCTGTGATAATGCAATCAGGCGGTCCTGCAGCAAGGCAGCAGGTAAAGGCTGAATCAAAGGTCGTACTGCAAGATTATTACTTCTCCAAGGCCACACAACTTCAGCACCATCCATTCTTAAACATGTTTCCTCCAAATTATTTCCATCATGATACCAGCCTCTCATCCCCCAGTGCCTTGGGCTGGAACTACCAGATCTAACCGTTGGAAAACCCCTGTGTTTCCTGGAGTCACTCACAGGAGAAGGAGGGGGTGGACGTGGTGCACGTGGTACACAAAGCACAACAGGTGATGGAGGCCGCTTTATGCGAGGCTGCTCCCGCCTGGTGGGAGGAACACAGGGACTTTTATGATCAAACCTTTCCCTTGACAAGTTAGGAATAATTATTGGCCTTAGAATGGGATATGGATGTGAATCACCTGCCTTTCCTTCAACTTCTCCAGGTAAACCACTACCCAAAGAACCAGAAGTATCTTCATCCACTGCTGGATCAGTAACTGAAGAAGAATGCAATATCTTTCCAGGTACTTCATTACCTGACATCATGTAACCAACAGTCTGGGTCCCAGTCCCTACAGGATCAAAAGGAGAACAAAATGCAGCAGCTGTGGGTGATGTTAAACCATTCGTACTGTATGAAGATGTGCAAGCAACCATATCATCCACAGTCCTATTCATGTCAGCTTCACGCAAAGCCCATAAACTGTCATCAGAGCTAAGTGAGGGAGGCCTGGAGAAACCCTTTCCTGGGTAATCAGAAGGGTTCCAGTACATTATGCCTCCAccaaaatattgattataatcTATACCAGAAACAGCATGAACCTCATATTCTTCCTCAGATAAACAGTGATTGTCAAATTCATCTGCTAGCTCCATTGTGTTTGTTAGGTCAGGTAAATCCCATGCATCCCCAGaatattttctttcatcatCAGGAGCAGTTGCATCAACCTGCATACTGTGAACAGCCAATCCTTTTGAAAAGGTGCATTGCTTCCTAGATATAAGACCAGAGTCATAATTATAGTTTGGTGATGGGGACCTGCATCCTCGGAAGACTGGGGGCCAGTCAAAACTCATAGGAATAGGACGAGAGAGGATTGGGTTGCATCCACCTTCAATAGAAGGATTTCTTGCCTGCTGTAATGTGGGAACAAATGGATGGCAGAAGTGATTGTGCCAATGCCGCCCAACATCAAGATGTAATCTATCCGTGGCAGGAGGGAGGTGTGAATTAAAAGATGGAAAATAAATAGAAGGTACCCCAGGCCACTCATATGGACTGCACTTTGAGAAAGCTGAATTTCTACTCTCAAATAGACATCTATCATGCTCATTCAACCGCCCAAATTCTTTTACATTAACCTCTCTAATTGGTTTGTCAGGAGCAGTAGACTTTATATCGGTTTTGGCAACACGCAATGAGTTCAAATGACAGGTATCTTCCTTGCTGAAGAAGCTACCTTGTTTCAATGCAGGTACAGGAGGAGTTACAACAGCATTACAATCTAAATCACATGTAAAAGTATCTAATCCAGAACATAAAGTTTTCCTTTCATCTGATAATAAACAACATTGAGGCCCTAAACTATTCCCAGATTCAGCAAGATCTTCTGTCTCTCCTTCAACTTTTCCAGTAGAACTGTTCTCCTTAGTAAGCCCACTAAGATTACTACAATGGCTTGAATTTGAAGTAAGGATGTCATTACCAATTGAATTGTCATTTTTGACATTCTGAATGGTAGAACTATTCAAAAATCTATCACATATTGCCACCTCACCTTCAGAAACAACAGTGGTAGAGGCAGCATGCATAATTGATTTATGAGAATTTCCACCTGCACTATCAATGATgatgtttttacttttatttttctcttttctactTCTTCTTGAAGTGGTCCGTACTTTTACTGTGCCAACATCCAATCCTTGAGTATGATCCTGATGATAAGTGCcttgttaaaaattatttatatctacaagaaaaaatataaattagattaaagaaaaaagatttgcAACCATTTTTACAGTTGATGATGAGCACTCCATTGAAATCTCCTTCCCCATACAGACAGCAGGAAGTTCTCTGGATCCCACTAAATCAGTCTTCTTTTTATTATCCCCTTTACAATCAGTATCCTGAAATATCAAATGGAACAAAACAGAATTGCAAATGGTAGCATTAATTTGATAAAACTATTTGAGCCACctctttaaataaatattagtaccTTGAGTGGATTTTCATGTGAAATACCATCTGTGCAGGTCTTTGAGACAGGATTTTGCCGTTTAGTATTGCGATTTCGTCCCTTCTTTTTCCGGTTAGAAACACTAAGCTTTTCTTTAGGTTTATCTGATGAAGACTTTTCAAGTGCCTCTCCTAATAGTTCAAGTTTTGTGCAGTCAAGTGAAATAACCATAAAAAATCCTCGCATTTTTCTTAATATACAATCAGATATCGTACAGACAGAACCCAAAGAACTAAAGAAAAGCTTTCCTATGTCATATTCACTATTAAGATTTGATGCTACCATCATATTAACATCATGAAGTACTAATAAAGAATTGAAGGCTCTGGCTAAAGCAGCTGGTTTTTTACATAAAGAAACTGGTGAAATAACTGTTCCAAATTCCATATCAACAGGAAGAGATGAGATGATCCGTTGAGCTGACATAGGACGATTGTGTTGCATTAATTTATCCACTCCCGCACTGTATAGGCAAATCTCATCATCAGAGGCACTACTTGACACTTCCAAAACATCACGAGTCTGAAAACTTGTGAAAAATAAGTCAGCCTCGAACTTAGAGAAGgctacaaaaatatattagcaTAGACCATAACATGTAAGAATATACTATAACTTATTATAAGCCCTAGTATTGAACTCAGAAGTCGACAGAAAGTAGAAAAGTATCCACCACATCCAAGATTACATATTGCAAAGGAGATCTAATGCGTTGACAATATGAAAGTAGTTAGCAACATTAACATTTAGTTCAACTAAGTTTTATCCAACTTGTTACACAATGTTGTGAAAACTGGTGCGGTTATTGACCTAGTCAACGTATTGGGTCAATGGGTCAATAGCCGAACCATTGAGTTACTGATTGACCTGgtcaacattaaaaaataaaaagatattatacaTGTCTAACATAAATTACAATCTAACTTTACATAATAAAGtactaatatttgaaaagataaataatgTTCGAGACAATGTTATTCCATagttcaaatttcaaaacattatcatagtaaaagaaataatatccaaaataaaattcttaaaaacaacacaaatcCATATACAAAAACCCATACCACAACTccataaacaaattaaaaagacaaatattatatatttaaaaaaattaaaaactaaaaattttggATTGGGCCAACCAGGTTATCAATTGACCCTGACAGTCAAACTGGGTATCAGTGTGAACATTAAGTCGACCTAGTCTACCCAACAAATCCTGCCCCGGGTTAGTCTGGTTTTAACAACTTTTACACTATTTaaagattcatttaaaaatCTCAGAATATCCgcaatcatttaaaaaaatagaaagagagaaaagtgGGAGTTTCTTGGTCTTCTACATCATTGTATTCTTCTCTTTATATTACACATATCAATCCCATTCCTATATTTCTATTACAGTCAATATAATTTTCGATAAAACACAAATTCCTAATTATCAAGTGCTatctaaaactttaaaagacAAATCTAAGTATTCCTTGagaaattaatatatcattttgaaTCTATCCATGATACCATCCATCAATACACAAagtatatctttaattattctAGTTCATTACAACAAATTCAACGTGCCACAATAAACATCTCCTGctaaaatatgaaataagtccaatttcaaaaataaaggTAGAGGTGATTTTTATGAGAGCCTCTTCTTTTCCTTCAGCCCCCTTCCCCCTAAGAAGTCAGCAATTCTCTCCACCCACAAATGAAAGACTAATTAGTCTTACGTAGCCAAAAATGACTATAAAAGAATGTACTAATAATTAACATCATCATGACCAGTAAACGCCACCAGTTCCTTCAatattcacaaatcaataaGGCTTATAACGAAAAGCAAAAGGAAACTGCATTTTGATCCCAAAACCGCAGGTGCACATACCAAAGTTCACTACAAAATATATCAGTTTTTAATATTAGGCTTTTCTTTGACAATGCAAAAGTTTCCTTTTGAGGAATGAAGAATCTAGTagaatcataattattttctaatataatatagttaaaGAAAGAATGATTGCATATTACTTTGAATAACTAGTCACATTTTTCAGATTTTATTTGTAACGTAATATGGAACAAGAAAAACTTGCCCTCCTCAAACCACTGCTCCAAACTATTTTAGGTAGTCAAATTTGCACAGATATAAAGTTATAGTTTATCCAATTAAATCCGCAGTTGTGAGTGTAAGCACGACATTACCAGTACTCATATATGCCACAACAAAATGAATTCATGTTGAACCATCACAGTGCGTTTATCAAAGAAACAATAAACACATTTTTCTCCATAAACTACAATACATGCATTAGGAACACTAACTGCCACCCTCTCATATAAAAGCATTCAACTCTCGAATCCTTAATCTTTGCTTAGCCTCCCCACAAATATATGTTTTccattatcaatttttattaactcTCCACAAATTTTACAACTTAGGTTGTATCTAGTCCAGTTTATTCGAGTTaacttcttaaaaaaaaaagttctgtCAAACAAATATGGAGAAAactgtaaaaaaattaagaagcttaatttttactaaacataaacatgaaaaaaaaaagatttagaaagaaacaaaactaactgatataacttaaaaaaaagttgCATACCCTAACTTCTCTCGTCTTCTCATTCTCAACTAATGAATGTATAAATGGAAATGGAAACTTATAAGTTCTTGTTTTTTATACTTGACTTTTAAACTGGCAACACATTAGctaacaaaaatgtaaaaatggaAATAAGTTAACCAGTTGTCACTAACTATGTAATTCATACATCGCACTAAAAGCTCCACTGTGCACACATCATACTAAAAGTTCAATAAGTTCACATGGAAGTACCAAGGGTTTTGCAGCTTTCATAAAGAAGGTGGTGAAGACCTTTCTCCTGGTGCCAGCATCCAAGTTCGCCCACCAATCAACGCACCCCTTCTTCCTCCAAAATACATTCACACCAACACCCGCAGCACTCATCTTCTCCTTCAACTTCACACCTCTC
Coding sequences:
- the LOC114167239 gene encoding uncharacterized protein LOC114167239, giving the protein MAHHQLIDSLTSHISLYHSQSPNPNPNPNPNPRSSILKWFSSLSIHQRQAYLTVVDGNFVQILLQMLAKLRSHGHGSFILLPDLPSPNNLPTLCFKKSRGLIARVAESETAGRAVFESARLFESREGEEAANSLPPSARRLDALTFAEGFVGNVDQFVEAMDRISGGGFLRGDEAELGEDWVELHWLKAKGYYGIEAFIANRMEVSMRLAWLNCCGGRKRGVKLKEKMSAAGVGVNVFWRKKGCVDWWANLDAGTRRKVFTTFFMKAAKPLTRDVLEVSSSASDDEICLYSAGVDKLMQHNRPMSAQRIISSLPVDMEFGTVISPVSLCKKPAALARAFNSLLVLHDVNMMVASNLNSEYDIGKLFFSSLGSVCTISDCILRKMRGFFMVISLDCTKLELLGEALEKSSSDKPKEKLSVSNRKKKGRNRNTKRQNPVSKTCTDGISHENPLKDTDCKGDNKKKTDLVGSRELPAVCMGKEISMECSSSTVKMDHTQGLDVGTVKVRTTSRRSRKEKNKSKNIIIDSAGGNSHKSIMHAASTTVVSEGEVAICDRFLNSSTIQNVKNDNSIGNDILTSNSSHCSNLSGLTKENSSTGKVEGETEDLAESGNSLGPQCCLLSDERKTLCSGLDTFTCDLDCNAVVTPPVPALKQGSFFSKEDTCHLNSLRVAKTDIKSTAPDKPIREVNVKEFGRLNEHDRCLFESRNSAFSKCSPYEWPGVPSIYFPSFNSHLPPATDRLHLDVGRHWHNHFCHPFVPTLQQARNPSIEGGCNPILSRPIPMSFDWPPVFRGCRSPSPNYNYDSGLISRKQCTFSKGLAVHSMQVDATAPDDERKYSGDAWDLPDLTNTMELADEFDNHCLSEEEYEVHAVSGIDYNQYFGGGIMYWNPSDYPGKGFSRPPSLSSDDSLWALREADMNRTVDDMVACTSSYSTNGLTSPTAAAFCSPFDPVGTGTQTVGYMMSGNEVPGKILHSSSVTDPAVDEDTSGSLGSGLPGEVEGKAGDSHPYPILRPIIIPNLSRERFDHKSPCVPPTRREQPRIKRPPSPVVLCVPRAPRPPPPSPVSDSRKHRGFPTVRSGSSSPRHWGMRGWYHDGNNLEETCLRMDGAEVVWPWRSNNLAVRPLIQPLPAALLQDRLIALSQIARDQEHPDVTFPLQPPELQSCSAQGISLSVMHGILHDEIDSFCKQVAAENMARRPYINWAVKRVTRFLQVLWPRSRTNVFGSNATGMSLPTSDVDLVVCLPPVRNLEPIKEAGILEGRNGIKETCLQHAARYLANQDWVKNDSLKTVENTAIPIIMLVVEVPQDVITSSAPIIQSLNENPHRTPGEHGSDNNSDTIQLEDLASPKGSQMKIDALKSKSVRLDISFKTPSHTGLQTTEMVKELTEQFPAATPLALVLKQFLADRSLDQSYSGGLSSYCLVLLIIRFLQHEHHLGRPINQNYGSLLMDFLYFFGNVFDPRQMRISVQGSGLYIKRERGCSIDPIHIDDPLFPTNNVGRNCFRIHQCIKAFSEAYSVLENELKFLNSDGESSSRPPYRLLPKIIPSLDKEHED